One window of bacterium genomic DNA carries:
- the hisH gene encoding imidazole glycerol phosphate synthase subunit HisH: protein VIRFPKAVKVPHIGWNGVRFSNHPIFNDIPENPWFYFVHSYYPVPSEDVIIGKTNYGDIEFASAISKDNIFGFQFHPEKSSKIGLRLIENFVKL from the coding sequence GTTATAAGATTTCCTAAAGCCGTAAAGGTTCCCCATATTGGTTGGAACGGCGTAAGATTTAGCAACCATCCAATCTTTAATGATATTCCAGAAAATCCTTGGTTTTACTTTGTCCATTCATACTATCCTGTGCCAAGCGAGGATGTTATAATTGGTAAAACAAACTATGGAGACATTGAATTTGCCTCTGCTATTTCCAAAGACAATATCTTTGGCTTCCAATTTCATCCTGAAAAGAGTAGCAAAATTGGGCTTAGGCTTATAGAGAATTTTGTAAAATTGTAA